One Cellulomonas sp. NS3 genomic region harbors:
- a CDS encoding PHP domain-containing protein: protein MRIDLHTHSTASDGTEPPAEVVASAARAGLDVVALTDHDTTAGWAEAERAAHEHGVALVRGTEVSARARGVSVHLLAYLQDPAHPALVDELERTRVARDGRARAMVDLIAADHPLTWEDVLAHTSPGTVVGRPHIADALVRLGVVTSRDAAFAELLRSDGPYHVPHYAPSAVDAVRAVRAAGGVPVFAHPGADGRGRIVPDAVFDELAAVGLAGLEVHHRDHGPAQRERLTRIAERLGLLVTGSSDYHGAGKANRLGENLTQPSVLADIEKEGAVPVVRP, encoded by the coding sequence GTGCGCATCGACCTCCACACCCACTCGACCGCCTCGGACGGCACCGAGCCGCCCGCCGAGGTCGTCGCGTCCGCCGCACGCGCGGGCCTCGACGTCGTCGCGCTCACGGACCACGACACGACCGCGGGCTGGGCCGAGGCCGAGCGGGCGGCACACGAGCACGGGGTCGCGCTCGTCCGCGGGACCGAGGTCTCGGCCCGGGCCCGCGGCGTCAGCGTCCACCTGCTCGCCTACCTGCAGGACCCGGCGCACCCCGCGCTGGTCGACGAGCTCGAGCGCACGCGCGTCGCGCGCGACGGCCGGGCCCGCGCGATGGTCGACCTCATCGCCGCCGACCACCCGCTCACGTGGGAGGACGTCCTCGCGCACACGAGCCCCGGCACGGTCGTCGGGCGCCCGCACATCGCCGACGCGCTCGTGCGCCTCGGCGTCGTCACGAGCCGGGACGCCGCGTTCGCCGAGCTCCTGCGCAGCGACGGGCCGTACCACGTGCCGCACTACGCGCCCTCGGCGGTCGACGCGGTGCGGGCCGTGCGGGCCGCCGGGGGAGTGCCGGTGTTCGCCCACCCCGGGGCGGACGGCCGCGGCCGCATCGTGCCGGACGCGGTGTTCGACGAGCTCGCCGCGGTCGGGCTCGCGGGCCTCGAGGTCCACCACCGCGACCACGGACCGGCCCAGCGCGAGCGGCTCACGCGGATCGCCGAGCGCCTGGGGCTGCTCGTGACCGGGTCGAGCGACTACCACGGCGCCGGCAAGGCCAACCGCCTCGGCGAGAACCTCACCCAGCCGTCCGTCCTGGCGGACATCGAGAAGGAAGGGGCCGTGCCGGTGGTGCGCCCGTGA
- a CDS encoding DUF3152 domain-containing protein, producing MALAVVVASFCAGGATAVGALPGSAARGAVVQAWGSVTGTRGDDRATRDEVRPTATPTPELVGELDSLPEEPVGTDATEVSDQVLVPQLGGGSTSLERGGGPTASDLAAGLLSLDVPRSASGDLAVVPGSQAAPSPAAGTAPAVRTVRVEVEEGLDVDAGLFAYTVMATLNDPRGWGADGSMVFARTDGDAELRVVLASPALVDRMCAPLETVGKVSCGIKGSAVLNYLRWVDGSSSWDGDKVAYRHYLVNHEVGHILGHRHEYCGGPGQVAPLMQQQTGPMAPCTPNPWPFPGS from the coding sequence GTGGCGCTCGCCGTCGTGGTCGCGTCGTTCTGCGCAGGCGGTGCGACGGCGGTCGGGGCGCTGCCCGGCTCGGCCGCGCGGGGCGCCGTCGTGCAGGCGTGGGGCTCCGTCACCGGGACGCGCGGCGACGACCGGGCGACGCGCGACGAGGTCCGGCCGACCGCGACGCCGACCCCGGAGCTCGTCGGCGAGCTCGACTCGCTCCCCGAGGAGCCCGTCGGCACCGACGCGACCGAGGTGTCCGACCAGGTGCTCGTCCCGCAGCTCGGCGGCGGGTCCACGAGCCTCGAGCGCGGGGGCGGGCCGACCGCGTCCGACCTCGCCGCCGGGCTGCTCTCGCTCGACGTCCCGCGCTCGGCGTCGGGCGACCTCGCGGTGGTCCCGGGGTCCCAGGCGGCCCCGTCGCCCGCGGCCGGCACGGCACCTGCGGTGCGGACCGTGCGCGTCGAGGTCGAGGAGGGTCTCGACGTCGACGCCGGGCTCTTCGCGTACACGGTCATGGCGACGCTCAACGACCCGCGCGGCTGGGGCGCCGACGGGTCGATGGTGTTCGCGCGCACCGACGGCGACGCCGAGCTCCGCGTCGTCCTCGCGTCCCCGGCGCTCGTCGACCGGATGTGCGCGCCGCTCGAGACCGTCGGCAAGGTGTCCTGCGGGATCAAGGGCAGCGCGGTGCTCAACTACCTCCGCTGGGTGGACGGCTCGAGCTCGTGGGACGGGGACAAGGTCGCGTACCGGCACTACCTCGTGAACCACGAGGTGGGGCACATCCTCGGCCACCGGCACGAGTACTGCGGCGGTCCCGGGCAGGTCGCCCCGCTCATGCAGCAGCAGACCGGCCCCATGGCGCCGTGCACCCCCAACCCCTGGCCGTTCCCGGGTTCCTGA
- a CDS encoding ATP-dependent helicase — MNPRPSRATPLRLVRPAIVEQHGAVLTRGAAGGPGAAGVLAPGGGLALDPQQREVVERVAAGTDRALLVLGAPGSGKTSVVVEAVVAALADGELAPEDVLVVAASRRAAAELRDRLSARLQRTSGQAMVRTAASAAFAVLRARASLLGAPPPTLISGPEQDMLLSELLAGHAEGDGVPLDWPASVPPEALGLRAFRDELRDLLMRAAERGLAPVDLAELGERHARPAWVAAAAVYQEYLDVTLLRTATPDLGSRYDPAVVVEEAAEALLAWDDEVAAAPRPGWRLVVVDDHHESTAATARLLRVLADGGARLALFADPDSAVQTFRGASPALVARATVEGDGPGELGAQRLVLRTVWRHGARLREVASGVAARVGAQGAVVHRRAAARDGTPGNVRVAILPSTAQEAAYVAHALRFAHLEHGTPWERMAVVARSGAQVTALRRALASASVPVAVLGSDVPLREEPAVRPLLDAVRCVLPDGTVGAAELDAETAARLLCSPLGGLDTVGLRRVRRALRAEELAGGGGRGSDALLVEALTEPGRTAGLPPGVRRHVERLARVLATGRTAALAPTADPQTVLWALWDAAGLAEPWRRASLAGGAAGARADRDLDAVLALFRAAETFVDRMPQAPAGAFVDWVLGQDLPADTIAARADRDAVAVLTPAGAAGREWDVVVVAGVQEGVWPDLRLRDSLLGAQTLVELLAGREPDAGQLGAGARAAVLSDELRSFQVAVSRARERLLVTAVADTDAQPSPFLELVDPCDDDVDPRKVTTPSPLDLRGLVAQVRSRLESSVLRGRPDPAAAAMLARLARAGVEGADPDEWHGLAEPSSDGPLWPEGEKVTVSPSKIETAATCALRWALEAAGGTAAESSGQSLGTLVHAIAQTYPTGTHDELLAELDRRWPELGLPDGWPTTVQRRRAESMVRRLAQYVRSAGEPLLVEAPFTLELDRAVVRGSIDRIERARPTGEPDEGAERVTVSDLKTGRTAPTAAQALENPQLGAYQLAVDAGAVEGLPPGTRSAGAQLVFVSDVNRSAAALRSQAPLEDDGDGTSWARRRIEEVAGHMSAATFAATENDLCSRCPVRRSCPARDEGAQVVE; from the coding sequence GTGAACCCCCGACCGTCGCGCGCCACGCCCCTGCGGCTCGTGCGTCCGGCGATCGTCGAGCAGCACGGCGCGGTGCTCACGCGCGGCGCTGCCGGCGGCCCCGGTGCGGCCGGGGTGCTCGCGCCCGGCGGCGGGCTCGCGCTCGACCCGCAGCAGCGCGAGGTCGTCGAGCGCGTCGCCGCCGGCACCGACCGGGCGCTGCTGGTGCTCGGCGCGCCCGGGAGCGGCAAGACGAGCGTCGTGGTCGAGGCGGTGGTCGCCGCGCTCGCGGACGGCGAGCTCGCACCCGAGGACGTGCTGGTCGTGGCGGCGAGCAGGCGCGCCGCCGCCGAGCTCCGCGACCGCCTCTCCGCCCGGCTGCAGCGGACGTCCGGGCAGGCCATGGTCCGCACGGCCGCCTCGGCGGCGTTCGCGGTGCTCCGGGCGCGCGCCTCGCTGCTCGGCGCGCCGCCGCCGACCCTGATCTCCGGCCCCGAGCAGGACATGCTGCTCAGCGAGCTGCTCGCCGGGCACGCGGAGGGTGACGGCGTCCCGCTCGACTGGCCGGCGTCGGTCCCGCCCGAGGCGCTCGGCCTGCGCGCGTTCCGCGACGAGCTGCGCGACCTCCTGATGCGGGCCGCGGAGCGCGGGCTCGCGCCGGTCGACCTCGCCGAGCTCGGGGAGCGCCACGCACGCCCCGCGTGGGTCGCAGCCGCCGCCGTCTACCAGGAGTACCTCGACGTCACGCTGCTGCGGACTGCGACGCCGGACCTCGGCTCGCGCTACGACCCCGCGGTCGTCGTCGAGGAGGCCGCCGAGGCGCTGCTCGCGTGGGACGACGAGGTCGCCGCGGCACCGCGTCCGGGCTGGCGCCTCGTCGTCGTCGACGACCACCACGAGAGCACGGCCGCGACGGCCCGGCTGCTGCGCGTGCTCGCGGACGGCGGCGCGCGGCTCGCGCTGTTCGCCGACCCCGACAGCGCGGTGCAGACGTTCCGCGGCGCGAGCCCCGCGCTCGTCGCGCGCGCGACGGTCGAGGGCGACGGCCCCGGGGAGCTCGGCGCGCAGCGGCTCGTGCTCCGGACGGTGTGGCGGCACGGCGCGCGCCTGCGCGAGGTGGCGTCCGGTGTCGCGGCCCGGGTCGGGGCGCAGGGGGCCGTCGTGCACCGCAGGGCCGCGGCGCGCGACGGCACACCGGGGAACGTGCGCGTCGCGATCCTGCCCAGCACCGCGCAGGAGGCCGCGTACGTCGCGCACGCGCTGCGGTTCGCGCACCTCGAGCACGGCACGCCGTGGGAGCGCATGGCGGTCGTGGCCCGTTCGGGTGCGCAGGTCACGGCGCTGCGCCGGGCCCTCGCGAGCGCGAGCGTGCCGGTCGCGGTGCTGGGCAGCGACGTCCCCCTGCGCGAGGAGCCCGCGGTCCGCCCGCTGCTCGACGCCGTGCGCTGCGTGCTCCCCGACGGGACGGTCGGGGCCGCGGAGCTCGACGCGGAGACCGCCGCGCGGCTGCTGTGCTCCCCGCTCGGCGGGCTCGACACCGTGGGGCTGCGCCGCGTGCGCCGCGCGCTGCGCGCCGAGGAGCTCGCGGGCGGGGGAGGCCGGGGCAGCGACGCCCTGCTCGTCGAGGCGCTCACCGAGCCGGGCCGCACCGCGGGGCTGCCGCCCGGCGTGCGCCGGCACGTCGAGCGGCTCGCGCGGGTCCTCGCGACGGGCCGCACGGCCGCGCTCGCCCCGACCGCCGACCCGCAGACCGTGCTGTGGGCGCTGTGGGACGCCGCCGGGCTCGCCGAGCCGTGGCGGCGCGCGTCGCTCGCGGGCGGGGCCGCCGGTGCGCGCGCCGACCGGGACCTCGACGCGGTGCTCGCGCTCTTCCGCGCTGCGGAGACGTTCGTCGACCGGATGCCGCAGGCGCCCGCGGGCGCGTTCGTGGACTGGGTGCTCGGCCAGGACCTGCCCGCCGACACGATCGCGGCCCGTGCCGACCGGGACGCCGTCGCCGTGCTCACGCCCGCCGGTGCGGCCGGGCGCGAGTGGGACGTCGTCGTGGTCGCGGGCGTCCAGGAGGGCGTGTGGCCCGACCTGCGGCTGCGGGACTCGCTGCTCGGCGCCCAGACGCTCGTCGAGCTGCTCGCGGGGCGCGAGCCCGACGCCGGGCAGCTCGGCGCCGGAGCCCGGGCAGCCGTGCTCTCCGACGAGCTCCGGTCCTTCCAGGTGGCTGTGTCCCGGGCGCGCGAGCGGCTGCTGGTGACCGCGGTCGCGGACACCGACGCCCAGCCCTCGCCGTTCCTCGAGCTCGTCGACCCGTGCGACGACGACGTCGACCCCCGCAAGGTCACCACGCCGTCGCCGCTCGACCTGCGCGGCCTCGTCGCCCAGGTGCGCTCGCGGCTCGAGTCCAGCGTGCTGCGCGGGCGGCCCGACCCGGCGGCCGCCGCGATGCTCGCCCGGCTCGCCCGGGCGGGCGTCGAGGGGGCGGACCCCGACGAGTGGCACGGCCTCGCGGAGCCGTCGAGCGACGGGCCGCTCTGGCCCGAGGGCGAGAAGGTCACGGTCTCGCCCTCCAAGATCGAGACCGCCGCGACGTGCGCGCTGCGGTGGGCGCTCGAGGCGGCGGGCGGCACGGCGGCCGAGAGCTCGGGGCAGTCGCTCGGCACGCTCGTGCACGCGATCGCCCAGACGTACCCGACCGGCACGCACGACGAGCTGCTCGCCGAGCTCGACCGGCGCTGGCCCGAGCTCGGCCTGCCCGACGGGTGGCCGACGACGGTGCAGCGCCGCCGCGCCGAGTCGATGGTGCGCCGCCTCGCGCAGTACGTGCGCAGCGCCGGGGAGCCGCTGCTCGTCGAGGCGCCGTTCACGCTCGAGCTCGACCGTGCCGTGGTGCGCGGGTCGATCGACCGGATCGAGCGCGCGCGGCCGACGGGCGAGCCGGACGAGGGTGCCGAGCGCGTGACCGTGAGCGACCTCAAGACCGGGCGCACCGCCCCGACCGCCGCGCAGGCGCTCGAGAACCCGCAGCTCGGCGCCTACCAGCTCGCGGTCGACGCGGGTGCCGTCGAGGGGCTCCCGCCCGGGACCCGCAGCGCCGGCGCGCAGCTCGTCTTCGTCTCGGACGTCAACAGGAGCGCCGCCGCGCTGCGGAGCCAGGCGCCGCTCGAGGACGACGGGGACGGCACGAGCTGGGCGCGGCGCCGGATCGAGGAGGTCGCGGGCCACATGTCGGCGGCGACGTTCGCGGCGACCGAGAACGACCTGTGCTCGCGCTGCCCGGTGCGGCGCAGCTGCCCGGCCCGCGACGAGGGCGCGCAGGTGGTCGAGTGA
- a CDS encoding TetR/AcrR family transcriptional regulator, producing the protein MAKQARRAQVLRVAQELFAGDGFHHVSMDDIADRAEVSKPVLYRHFPSKLDLYLAVIDQRGQALVDAIETAVEPIERGPVQPGDGRDVVMAIVRAYVEFVDGAGESSTLLFESDVTHDADVRTRVEHATTEAARRIAVVLEDVTGLPSGSTAMLATSLTAMAQVAATHRLRVAGAPSADETAELVGRLAWGGVAGLIRPDFEYD; encoded by the coding sequence ATGGCGAAGCAGGCGCGGCGCGCGCAGGTGCTCCGCGTCGCCCAGGAGCTGTTCGCGGGCGACGGCTTCCACCACGTCTCGATGGACGACATCGCGGACCGCGCCGAGGTCAGCAAGCCCGTCCTGTACCGCCACTTCCCCTCGAAGCTCGACCTCTACCTCGCCGTGATCGACCAGCGCGGCCAGGCCCTCGTGGACGCGATCGAGACGGCCGTCGAGCCGATCGAGCGCGGTCCGGTGCAGCCCGGCGACGGGCGCGACGTCGTCATGGCGATCGTGCGCGCCTACGTCGAGTTCGTCGACGGCGCCGGGGAGTCCTCGACGCTGCTGTTCGAGTCCGACGTGACGCACGACGCCGACGTCCGCACGCGCGTCGAGCACGCCACCACGGAGGCCGCGCGGCGCATCGCCGTCGTCCTGGAGGACGTGACCGGCCTGCCGTCGGGGAGCACCGCGATGCTCGCGACCTCCCTCACCGCGATGGCGCAGGTCGCCGCGACGCACCGGCTCCGGGTCGCGGGGGCGCCGTCCGCCGACGAGACTGCGGAGCTGGTCGGACGGCTCGCCTGGGGCGGCGTCGCCGGGCTCATCCGGCCGGACTTCGAGTACGACTGA
- a CDS encoding DUF3107 domain-containing protein — MDITIGVQNLPRELVVESDQTAEQVAAAVAAALESKTVLELVDTRGRRVIVPVATLGYVEIGAETKGRVGFGNL, encoded by the coding sequence GTGGACATCACGATCGGCGTGCAGAACCTCCCGCGCGAGCTGGTGGTCGAGTCCGACCAGACGGCGGAGCAGGTCGCCGCAGCCGTCGCTGCCGCGCTCGAGAGCAAGACGGTGCTCGAGCTCGTCGACACCCGCGGCCGGCGCGTCATCGTCCCGGTCGCGACGCTCGGCTACGTCGAGATCGGCGCGGAGACGAAGGGTCGCGTGGGCTTCGGCAACCTCTGA
- a CDS encoding ferritin-like domain-containing protein produces the protein MTETLPTGTHAAQSADTLELLGLVAQLELVAFARLAADAALAPTLAQRLQLTRFAATSVERRDRVLARVAELGGDPEAVLGSFAHVLDDFDARTAPSTWWERLLTAYVGYGVADDFCRHAAASLDEESRALVLDVLGDVGHTDLAVAELDVARADDEVLVSRLALWGRRLVGEALGVVQNLLATRPGLARLASAADGAQGGDGSARLFGELTAQHTRRMGRLGLTA, from the coding sequence ATGACCGAGACGCTTCCGACCGGCACGCACGCCGCCCAGAGCGCCGACACCCTCGAGCTCCTGGGCCTCGTCGCGCAGCTCGAGCTGGTCGCGTTCGCGCGCCTCGCGGCCGACGCCGCGCTCGCCCCGACGCTCGCGCAGCGCCTCCAGCTCACGCGCTTCGCGGCCACGAGCGTCGAGCGCCGGGACCGGGTCCTCGCGCGCGTCGCGGAGCTCGGCGGCGACCCGGAGGCGGTCCTCGGCTCGTTCGCGCACGTGCTCGACGACTTCGACGCCCGCACCGCCCCGAGCACGTGGTGGGAGCGGCTGCTCACCGCGTACGTCGGCTACGGCGTCGCGGACGACTTCTGCCGGCACGCCGCGGCGTCGCTCGACGAGGAGTCGCGCGCGCTCGTGCTCGACGTGCTGGGCGACGTCGGGCACACCGACCTCGCGGTCGCCGAGCTCGACGTGGCCCGCGCCGACGACGAGGTGCTGGTCTCGCGGCTCGCGCTGTGGGGCCGCCGGCTCGTGGGGGAGGCCCTCGGGGTCGTGCAGAACCTCCTCGCCACGCGTCCCGGGCTCGCCCGGCTCGCCTCCGCCGCCGACGGCGCGCAGGGCGGCGACGGCTCGGCCCGCCTCTTCGGCGAGCTCACCGCCCAGCACACGCGCCGGATGGGGCGCCTGGGCCTCACCGCCTGA
- a CDS encoding DEAD/DEAH box helicase, producing MTTIDPALPADATTVEGLPLLDEATATSSSVQASNPSFADFDVRPEIVAALAAAGITHPFPIQAMTLPVALSGHDIIGQAKTGTGKTLGFGVPLLHRVVAPGEPGFDELPAPGKPQALVVVPTRELAVQVAGDLMTASAKRSVRIVQLYGGRAYEPQVDALKTGVEVVVGTPGRMIDLLNQGYLDLSRVRCVVLDEADEMLDLGFLPDVEKLLSRTPASRHTMLFSATMPGAVVAMARRYMTQPTHIRANDPDDGGQTVKNIKQVVYRAHALDKVEVLARLLQSEGRGLTIVFARTKRTAAKVADDLIERGFAAGAIHGDLGQGAREQALRAFRNGKVDVLVATDVAARGIDVDDVTHVVNYQCPEDEKTYLHRTGRTGRAGNKGTAVTFVDWDDVPRWGLINKALELGIPEPVETYSSSPHLFTDLNIPAGTKGRLPKSAQTRAGLDAEKLEDLGETGKRHTPAGGRSGGRDGGRDGGGRDGGGRDGGSRDAGRGRGARDGAPREGGARDADAREGAPREGGRSRSRGRGGRDAVEAVEGATTAPSNPQEPVTAPEAGDAPAGDRPRRNRNRRRTRGGGAGAPGAPGDATSAPAQESPAQG from the coding sequence GTGACCACCATCGATCCCGCTCTCCCCGCCGACGCCACCACCGTCGAGGGCCTGCCCCTGCTGGACGAGGCCACCGCCACCTCCAGCAGCGTGCAGGCGAGCAACCCGTCGTTCGCGGACTTCGACGTCCGCCCGGAGATCGTCGCGGCCCTCGCCGCGGCCGGCATCACGCACCCCTTCCCGATCCAGGCGATGACCCTGCCGGTCGCGCTCTCGGGCCACGACATCATCGGCCAGGCCAAGACCGGGACCGGCAAGACCCTCGGCTTCGGCGTCCCGCTGCTGCACCGCGTCGTCGCGCCGGGCGAGCCCGGGTTCGACGAGCTGCCGGCGCCCGGCAAGCCGCAGGCGCTCGTCGTCGTCCCGACCCGCGAGCTCGCGGTGCAGGTCGCGGGCGACCTGATGACCGCGTCGGCCAAGCGCTCGGTCCGCATCGTGCAGCTCTACGGCGGCCGCGCCTACGAGCCGCAGGTCGACGCGCTCAAGACCGGCGTCGAGGTCGTCGTCGGGACCCCCGGCCGCATGATCGACCTGCTCAACCAGGGCTACCTGGACCTGTCCCGCGTGCGCTGCGTCGTGCTCGACGAGGCCGACGAGATGCTCGACCTGGGCTTCCTGCCCGACGTCGAGAAGCTCCTCTCGCGCACCCCGGCGTCGCGCCACACGATGCTGTTCTCCGCGACGATGCCGGGCGCGGTCGTCGCGATGGCGCGCCGGTACATGACGCAGCCGACGCACATCCGCGCGAACGACCCCGACGACGGCGGCCAGACCGTCAAGAACATCAAGCAGGTCGTCTACCGCGCGCACGCGCTCGACAAGGTCGAGGTGCTGGCCCGCCTGCTGCAGTCGGAGGGCCGCGGCCTGACGATCGTCTTCGCGCGCACCAAGCGCACCGCCGCCAAGGTCGCCGACGACCTCATCGAGCGCGGGTTCGCCGCGGGCGCGATCCACGGCGACCTCGGCCAGGGGGCGCGCGAGCAGGCGCTGCGCGCGTTCCGCAACGGCAAGGTCGACGTGCTGGTCGCCACGGACGTCGCCGCGCGCGGGATCGACGTGGACGACGTGACGCACGTCGTGAACTACCAGTGCCCCGAGGACGAGAAGACCTACCTGCACCGCACGGGCCGCACCGGGCGCGCGGGCAACAAGGGCACCGCGGTCACGTTCGTCGACTGGGACGACGTCCCGCGCTGGGGCCTGATCAACAAGGCGCTCGAGCTCGGTATCCCGGAGCCCGTCGAGACGTACTCGAGCTCGCCGCACCTGTTCACGGACCTGAACATCCCGGCCGGGACCAAGGGCCGGCTGCCGAAGTCGGCGCAGACCCGCGCGGGGCTCGACGCCGAGAAGCTCGAGGACCTGGGTGAGACCGGCAAGCGCCACACGCCCGCGGGCGGGCGCTCGGGCGGACGGGACGGCGGCCGTGACGGTGGCGGGCGTGACGGTGGCGGGCGAGACGGCGGCAGCCGCGACGCCGGCCGCGGACGCGGTGCGCGCGACGGCGCTCCGCGCGAGGGCGGCGCACGTGACGCCGACGCGCGCGAGGGTGCTCCCCGCGAGGGCGGCCGCTCGCGCAGCCGGGGCCGTGGCGGTCGGGACGCCGTCGAGGCGGTCGAGGGTGCGACGACCGCGCCGTCGAACCCGCAGGAGCCGGTGACGGCGCCGGAGGCCGGCGACGCCCCGGCGGGCGACCGCCCGCGTCGCAACCGCAACCGTCGCCGCACGCGCGGCGGCGGCGCGGGCGCTCCCGGCGCGCCCGGCGACGCGACGTCGGCCCCCGCGCAGGAGTCGCCCGCCCAGGGCTGA
- a CDS encoding MarC family protein produces the protein MNDVVDLRLLSEVFITLFVIMDPPGTVPIFLGLTSTMTRQQRNRAARQAILVAFGVIVSFAVFGQQLLAYMHISLPALQASGGLLLLLVAMELLTGKMEEPEPSGNGNVNVALVPLGTPLLAGPGAIVATMVFVQATDGSTADWVAIGLGVLAVHLCLYLAMRFANVIHRVLGDSGVILVTRIAGLLLAAIAVQLVADAVRAFVQQG, from the coding sequence GTGAACGACGTCGTCGACCTGCGCCTCCTCAGCGAGGTCTTCATCACCCTGTTCGTCATCATGGACCCGCCCGGGACCGTGCCGATCTTCCTCGGCCTGACCAGCACGATGACCCGGCAGCAGCGCAACCGCGCGGCCCGCCAGGCGATCCTCGTCGCGTTCGGCGTCATCGTGTCGTTCGCGGTGTTCGGCCAGCAGCTGCTCGCGTACATGCACATCTCCCTGCCGGCGCTCCAGGCGTCGGGCGGGCTCCTGCTGCTGCTCGTGGCCATGGAGCTGCTGACCGGGAAGATGGAGGAGCCCGAGCCGTCGGGCAACGGGAACGTCAACGTGGCGCTCGTGCCGCTCGGCACGCCGCTGCTCGCCGGGCCGGGCGCGATCGTCGCGACCATGGTCTTCGTGCAGGCGACCGACGGCTCGACGGCCGACTGGGTCGCGATCGGCCTCGGCGTGCTGGCCGTGCACCTGTGCCTCTACCTCGCGATGCGGTTCGCCAACGTGATCCACCGCGTGCTCGGGGACTCGGGCGTCATCCTCGTCACGCGCATCGCGGGGCTCCTGCTCGCGGCGATCGCCGTGCAGCTCGTCGCGGACGCGGTCCGGGCGTTCGTGCAGCAGGGCTGA